One region of Brassica napus cultivar Da-Ae chromosome A10, Da-Ae, whole genome shotgun sequence genomic DNA includes:
- the LOC106403526 gene encoding agamous-like MADS-box protein AGL80, with protein sequence MGRPKVKLAWVEERKRRATVCQRRIKELIQMAEELTIVCDMSACLVFYNRKSGKLVAWPSLEEAQSLIDCYNALPETERNMKADDEESSFIKTITKEIEKKLELSRKAVEELKMDNLMLQIKNGSRMIADLSQTEIEKLKSYASKKIAYYDRELHKQHPNTSGNEPFLEDDDGEMKTYEGESSESDGADNA encoded by the coding sequence ATGGGAAGACCAAAAGTGAAGTTGGCTTGGGTCGAGGAACGAAAGAGAAGAGCAACTGTTTGCCAGCGGAGAATAAAAGAATTGATTCAAATGGCTGAAGAACTAACCATCGTTTGTGATATGAGTGCATGTTTGGTCTTTTACAACCGTAAAAGTGGTAAGCTGGTGGCGTGGCCATCTCTGGAGGAGGCTCAATCTCTCATCGACTGCTATAACGCATTACCGGAAACCGAGAGGAACATGAAGGCGGATGATGAAGAGTCATCATTCATCAAGACCATTACCAAGGAGATCGAGAAGAAACTAGAGCTTTCTCGAAAGGCTGTCGAGGAGTTGAAGATGGATAATCTCATGCTCCAAATCAAAAATGGTAGTAGAATGATTGCTGATCTTTCTCAAACTGAGATTGAGAAGTTAAAGTCATATGCAAGTAAGAAAATTGCGTATTATGATAGAGAGTTACATAAGCAACATCCGAATACGAGTGGCAATGAGCCATTTCTTGAGGATGACGATGGGGAGATGAAGACCTATGAAGGAGAGAGCAGCGAGTCTGATGGTGCGGACAATGCCTAA